Proteins encoded together in one Oreochromis aureus strain Israel breed Guangdong linkage group 23, ZZ_aureus, whole genome shotgun sequence window:
- the LOC116318474 gene encoding uncharacterized protein LOC116318474 translates to MAEESSVYELEGLEKQLQTLFSRYSSDELRGDSEPFCFDFCKLVEEYASRWQVPLPQLRILEIALCYFARASSFFTSNCDHVLRTLSSLALSVYELLLFFDQNDFYQEPLKHFTDTFQECYLALAKHQNVHLLQVERLVQGGGPWANPTVQAILSESSLPQNDVDGCISSELPVFFELRVRYLLSCERIAEAMALAKCCARHPSTGQHLFFLQVYLTWLYKTSQHDCLHKEVADLNGKNAVHIICNLEFEEKDELLLALSTAFLSQQLWRGDMYYLCDLVFLWTKLHTRLNTSKQVLLEETRQLMLSATNVNSIFPFIRSILQEVGEDGIQFCVELCANALKSCLPCDTLTKSLIYKTIAGLLHNDLEVCRACALLIFFLERTVESYKMVYLLYMHPDQEYHAECSSIGNNVRFETLQVLKKDLYFDPEFWNLIALRTNCLKLMNEKGVSAALEEIMEDKWISNYCTKDSAFRSSVLACQKGSKSVLQAEAKKRRHKEDTNAASKRLRMGTGKTPVNVDHSAKKKGNQGSRPLKERSAEPLRRSFWQLDRIRDSVGQAYEQHRRITRLSEKNLPKRRIRKPKWLLEDSGTLEENVPLKVKRHGLKHDKHHRSSLRSETGHIRNHAKHKSSVNPQLNESEDIKYQKGFSLDCPKPDSPPQVILELSLPDNELVGTFNDDVCNRRRGFPQVLLYKPTLKLPATSQPVKTVHRNKVILRARDPSIFVQQLHCYARRQKGKGNGLNIHSSVSTITRSSVHGSPPKDPLFGEPATEMKDGIGSPTAAAVKHRGSSLGEIQTSFSGKISSVRELSEKSASEMGDTTASSAATEIPSLDEIPEVSTIASAEEACEEPTVEMKVTIASKSTVLGKAPTAKDFSKAEVSQTLTSGRKKVTDKVHPVSNKGIAFKSRTADRAQSQCQDGEQELNSFQTESEEGKSDVSAIDLTTVSPIDSRGHVPCKSDSSRGRNEAALRKLTKTEASCTDHDSISDISSLTLVTEMVTDLPPGHLNQDLENDKEQTPTNSASKDSRVGSKPKNPQNIRTTSSCSLQEQEALEIDGTVQTQDGSLDTWENSDLMETPQESEESKLEYCCTFCKKDFKGTRVVAHAMFHYRKDECMFCGKVFTDDLLAMMHLSDHIEKLKRIKAQENGVPDTKDVSTPKTKAKMANTSSGSQSKGRPRKSTACPKSVSPPPESRKLRSNDKPADGPSSQEEHNTSKHLNTLSPVHKVNGHIDKKKEFNRPKKDVEAKQVLEQDADVGSSAADKELACSTEDKLKVKATKQIWKVVTEKNTEPQEKISCPADGCSFFTDISKNRVALLYHALDDHYGELKPLELAFRVGNNKCSICMRVLWSFEHFQHHVERHRWSPRHPCLHQGCTARFKSGMEMRRHARKHSPLQAVCCLPGCSHLFICLWALNLHEREHYTSKSTNSDKNTNAQTGNKRNDASAGRRQQSSPDTLTAAKKTESVKTALKLREQASQELSIRKQDKAAPLSISRSSLIKQKLKKKNESKNSNVLKSLSNKDTSAQPSDSSNRLRHNLRKGQVTSTTLMAPKIHKVISSSLLKHSSKVRHNLKKKKQIKVNTKGPKRRGRPPKLNNAMDDEKISGGQKGEMVKEKTALAKAQKSPAQLREKAVSAMESNKLNKEKSQQVQDGGERRAMSTSKSKKSVSKDIRRNQVQLKSSSFNSSKPSGITNSGIKKYRSLRRWVKIKNHSAPSDLKKAKKIANSNNNETFKKNLKTVIESALKSHATSKSAVPQVEAKGAAVKGFADDEVKVKVENKDLTEKVSVDSELSVPAPCLNVPPTTEKAQKLKTEGKSKKSLVKKEDKKTRTASSDSNKEKKHKIVNDEVDKETVRRDSQTREPALTQTVKSKSDVPHVEARAAESCADEGKVKVKNTDATHNGSCDSVPVNGSDVQPTPQKVQKLKREKRSKKLLATKEGKTTRTASSHSGKVNKKHKNINKRGDKKSVKADRSKMSKEKKTAKSKCQKGDSAESAPVDEKGKGKEEDSGASLDGSVSSKPAATSDILNEKTCLPAAPEGSMPKVTNKEKSQKKKALDPSKADKKRKRIQKDDAKTVKKHRKDNAAQSASKKPAKSKSEVRPLAEAKAMTEGSPVGDGEKPSAETAQATNTGPGYSVITNGQMSGDAEDTKSSVCKDTLAEYSKKPYMRLPPTAYLDEKYITMPKRRKDALSVPASQMSNDLEQACLTSAVQRQRCANCFATFNSVEELQSHRQLQKCSDLFGFDSDDEGIVFN, encoded by the exons GAGTGTTTATGAgttgctgcttttctttgacCAGAACGACTTCTATCAGGAGCCACTGAAACACTTTACTGATACATTCCAG GAATGTTATTTGGCTCTTGCAAAGCATCAGAATGTTCACTTACTTCAGGTGGAGCGTTTGGTTCAGGGCGGCGGGCCTTGGGCCAACCCGACCGTACAGGCAATCCTCAGCGAGTCCAGTTTACCTCAGAATGACG TGGATGGATGCATCAGCTCTGAGCTGCCAGTGTTCTTTGAGCTTCGCGTGCGCTACCTTTTATCCTGTGAGCGTATCGCTGAGGCTATGGCCCTGGCTAAGTGTTGTGCTCGGCATCCCAGCACAGGACAACACTTGTTCTTCCTCCAGGTCTACCTCACATGGCTTTACAAAACTTCACAGCATGACTGTCTACATAAAGAG GTTGCGGATCTTAATGGTAAAAATGCGGTGCACATCATCTGTAACTTGGAGTTTGAAGAAAAGGATGAGTTACTGTTAGCTCTCAGCACAGCCTTTCTGTCCCAGCAGCTCTGGAGGGGAGATATGTACTATCTGTG CGATCTTGTGTTCTTGTGGACTAAACTTCATACTCGCTTGAACACATCCAAGCAAGTTCTTCTAGAGGAGACTCGCCAGCTGATGCTGTCTGCCACTAATGTCAACTCGATCTTCCCATTCATCAGATCCATACTGCAAGAA GTCGGAGAAGATGGTATCCAGTTTTGTGTGGAGCTCTGTGCTAATGCACTGAAGTCTTGTCTTCCCTGTGATACCCTCACGAAATCACTAATCTACAAAACCATCGCCGGCCTGCTACACAATGATCTGGAGGTATGCCGAGCGTGTGCTCTTCTCATCTTCTTCTTGGAGCGCACTGTTGAGTCCTACAAGATGGTCTACCTTCTTTACATGCATCCTGATCAAGAGTACCACGCAGAGTGCAGCTCTATTGGAAATAATGTTCGCTTTGAAACGCTGCAG GTCTTGAAGAAGGATCTGTATTTTGATCCAGAGTTTTGGAACCTCATTGCTTTGAGGACCAACTGTTTGAAGCTGATGAATGAGAAAGGGGTTAGTGCTGCTCTTGAAGAAATCATGGAGGACAAATGGATTTCAAACTACTGCACCAAAGACTCTGCTTTCCGATCAAGTGTGTTGGCATGTCAGAAAGGAAGTAAAAGTGTACTTCAGGCAGAAGCTAAAAAACGGCGTCATAAAGAGGATACAAATGCTGCATCGAAAAGACTAAGGATGGGCACAGGAAAAACACCAGTAAATGTTGATCACAGTGCAAAGAAGAAGGGCAACCAGGGGTCAAGACCTTTGAAGGAAAGATCTGCTGAACCTTTGAGGCGCTCATTTTGGCAGCTAGACAGAATACGGGACAGTGTGGGCCAAGCATACGAACAACATAGACGCATTACACGGTTGTCTGAAAAGAATCTCCCAAAACGGAGAATTAGAAAACCAAAGTGGCTCCTAGAAGACTCGGGAACTCTTGAAGAGAACGTTCCCCTGAAGGTCAAAAGACATGGGTTAAAACATGACAAGCACCATCGATCATCTCTCAGATCAGAAACGGGTCATATCAGGAACCATGCCAAACACAAATCTTCAGTGAACCCTCAGTTAAATGAAAGTGAAGACATTAAATACCAGAAAGGGTTTTCTTTGGACTGTCCTAAACCAGATTCTCCTCCACAAGTAATTTTGGAACTTTCCCTACCAGACAATGAACTTGTGGGTACGTTTAATGACGATGTTTGCAACCGAAGGAGAGGGTTCCCACAAGTGCTTCTTTACAAACCTACTTTGAAGCTTCCTGCAACATCACAACCGGTCAAGACTGTGCATCGTAACAAGGTGATTCTCAGAGCACGGGATCCATCTATATTTGTCCAGCAGTTACATTGTTATGCAAGGCGGCAAAAAGGAAAAGGTAATGGGCTAAATATTCACAGCTCAGTATCCACAATCACACGGTCATCTGTGCACGGTAGCCCTCCAAAAGATCCGCTTTTTGGAGAACCTGCCACTGAGATGAAGGATGGAATTGGCTctccaacagcagcagcagttaaaCATAGAGGATCCTCACTTGGAGAAATCCAGACTTCTTTCTCAGGAAAGATATCTTCAGTAAGAGAGCTCTCTGAGAAGTCAGCTTCTGAAATGGGAGATACCACAGCGTCTTCAGCAGCAACAGAAATTCCAAGTTTAGATGAAATCCCTGAAGTTTCCACCATTGCTTCAGCAGAAGAGGCCTGTGAAGAGCCCACTGTTGAAATGAAAGTTACTATTGCCTCAAAATCCACAGTTTTAGGCAAAGCTCCAACAGCAAAAGATTTCTCAAAAGCTGAAGTTTCTCAGACTTTAACATCAGGGAGAAAGAAAGTTACTGACAAAGTCCACCCAGTTTCCAATAAAGGGATTGCTTTCAAGTCTAGGACTGCTGATCGTGCACAGTCACAGTGTCAAGATGGAGAACAAGAACTTAACTCTTTCCAGACCGAAAGTGAAGAAGGCAAAAGCGATGTTTCTGCAATAGATCTCACAACGGTTTCACCTATAGACTCAAGAGGACATGTGCCTTGTAAAAGTGACTCAAGTCGGGGAAGAAATGAAGCCGCTCTAAGGAAGTTAACCAAAACTGAGGCTTCATGTACAGACCATGACAGTATAAGTGACATATCTTCGCTAACGCTAGTAACAGAGATGGTGACTGATCTTCCCCCTGGGCACCTTAATCAAGACCTGGAGAATGACAAAGAGCAAACTCCAACCAATAGTGCCTCCAAAGACTCTAGAGTTGGAAGTAAACCTAAAAATCCTCAAAATATACGGACTACCTCCAGCTGCTCTTTACAAGAACAGGAGGCCTTGGAAATTGATGGGACAGTGCAAACTCAGGATGGCAGTTTAGATACATGGGAGAACAGCGACCTTATGGAAACGCCACAAGAATCAGAGGAATCCAAGTTAGAGTACTGTTGTACCTTCTGCAAAAAGGATTTCAAGGGAACTCGTGTTGTGGCACATGCAATGTTCCATTATCGTAAAGATGAGTGCATGTTCTGTGGGAAAGTGTTCACAGATGACCTCCTGGCCATGATGCACCTGTCTGATCATATTGAGAAGCTAAAGAGGATTAAAGCCCAAGAAAATGGGGTGCCTGACACCAAAGATGTCTCAACACCTAAAACCAAAGCTAAGATGGCAAACACATCTTCTGGGAGTCAGAGTAAGGGGAGACCAAGGAAATCAACTGCCTGTCCTAAATCAGTAAGCCCACCACCTGAAAGCAGAAAATTAAGATCCAATGACAAGCCTGCGGATGGTCCATCTTCACAAGAGGAACATAACACGTCTAAGCACCTTAATACCTTAAGTCCTGTTCACAAAGTAAATGGGCATATCGACAAAAAGAAGGAATTTAACAGACCGAAAAAGGATGTGGAAGCTAAGCAGGTACTTGAACAAGATGCAGATGTAGGCTCTTCTGCAGCTGACAAAGAGTTGGCCTGTTCCACAGAAGATAAATTGAAGGTGAAAGCTACAAAACAAATTTGGAAAgttgttacagaaaaaaatacagagcCACAAGAGAAAATTAGCTGTCCCGCAGATGGATGCTCTTTTTTTACTGACATTTCAAAGAACCGTGTTGCACTTCTCTACCATGCACTCGATGATCACTACGGTGAGCTGAAACCTTTAGAACTGGCGTTCCGTGTCGGAAACAATAAATGTAGTATTTGCATGAGGGTTTTATGGAGTTTCGAACATTTTCAACACCATGTTGAAAGACACAGATGGAGTCCAAGGCATCCTTGCCTTCATCAGGGTTGTACTGCCAGGTTCAAAAGCGGAATGGAAATGAGACGCCATGCCAGGAAGCACAGTCCACTGCAGGCAGTGTGCTGCCTCCCTGGATgctctcatttatttatttgtctttggGCATTGAACCTTCATGAAAGGGAACACTATACTTCAAAATCTACTaattcagacaaaaacacaaatgcacaaacagGCAACAAACGTAATGATGCATCAGCTGGAAGGCGGCAGCAGAGTTCGCCAGATACTCTCACCGCTGCAAAGAAGACAGAGAGTGTGAAGACTGCTCTAAAGTTACGAGAACAGGCAAGTCAAGAGTTGTCGATAAGAAAACAAGATAAAGCTGCTCCTCTCTCCATCAGCAGATCGTCTTTGATAAAACAGaagttgaaaaagaaaaacgagAGCAAGAATTCAAATGTATTAAAGAGTCTTTCCAACAAGGACACCTCTGCACAGCCTAGTGATTCAAGTAATAGATTAAGGCATAATTTGAGAAAAGGGCAAGTAACAAGTACAACCCTGATGGCTCCCAAAATTCACAAAGTTATCTCGTCATCATTgttaaaacacagcagcaaagtcAGGCATaacctgaagaagaaaaaacaaatcaaagtaaacacaaaagGTCCTAAAAGAAGAGGTCGACCACCCAAGTTAAATAATGCAATGGATGATGAAAAGATTAGTGGTGGTCAAAAGGGTGAAATGGTGAAAGAAAAAACTGCTCTGGCCAAGGCTCAGAAGAGCCCTGCCCAGCTTCGAGAGAAAGCTGTCAGTGCAATGGAGAGTAACAAGctaaataaagagaaaagtCAGCAGGTCCAAGATGGAGGCGAACGTAGAGCCATGTCAACCAGCAAATCAAAGAAATCGGTGAGCAAGGACATCAGAAGAAATCAAGTCCAACTAAAGTCTTCATCATTTAACAGTTCAAAACCATCAGGCATCACCAACTCTGGAATTAAAAAATACAGGTCACTAAGAAGAtgggttaaaattaaaaatcattctGCACCTTCAGATCTCAAGAAGGCAAAGAAGATTGCAAACAGTAACAACAATGAGACTTTcaagaaaaacctaaaaactgTCATCGAATCAGCCTTAAAAAGCCATGCCACATCCAAATCTGCTGTCCCACAAGTCGAGGCCAAAGGAGCCGCAGTTAAAGGTTTTGCTGATGATGAAGTAAAAGTAAAGGTGGAAAACAAAGACTTGACTGAAAAGGTTTCTGTTGACTCAGAGCTTTCTGTCCCAGCTCCCTGCTTAAACGTACCTCCCACCACTGAGAAGGCACAGAAGTTAAAAACAGAGGGAAAGTCAAAGAAATCACTTgttaaaaaagaagacaaaaaaacaaggaCTGCTTCCTCAGACTCGAACAAGGAAAAGAAGCACAAGATAGTAAATGATGAAGTCGACAAGGAGACTGTCAGGAGGGATTCCCAGACTAGAGAACCAGCCTTAACACAAACTGTTAAGTCTAAATCGGATGTCCCACACGTTGAGGCAAGAGCAGCAGAAAGTTGTGCTGATGAGGGGAAGGTGAAGGTGAAAAACACAGATGCGACACACAATGGCTCCTGTGACTCTGTGCCCGTTAACGGCTCAGATGTTCAACCCACACCGCAGAAAGTGCAGAAACTAAAAAGGGAGAAAAGGTCAAAGAAATTACTAGCAACAAAAGAAGGGAAAACTACTCGAACTGCTTCTTCACACTCAGGCAAAGTAAATAAGAAgcacaaaaatattaacaaaagggGGGACAAAAAGTCTGTCAAGGCAGATCGCAGCAAAATGTCTAAAGAGAAAAAGACGGCAAAGTCAAAATGTCAAAAGGGCGACTCGGCAGAATCTGCTCCTGTTGACGAGAAGggaaaaggaaaggaggaagaCTCAGGTGCATCATTAGACGGCTCAGTTTCCTCCAAACCTGCTGCTACTTCTGACATCCTAAATGAAAAGACTTGTCTGCCTGCTGCGCCTGAAGGAAGCATGCCAAAGGTAACAAATAAGGAAAAATCCCAGAAAAAGAAAGCCCTAGACCCCAGCAAAGCAGATAAGAAGCGAAAGCGTATTCAGAAAGATGACGCAAAGACTGTGAAGAAACATCGCAAAGATAATGCGGCTCAGTCAGCATCTAAGAAGCCTGCAAAGTCTAAATCTGAAGTACGACCGCTTGCTGAGGCCAAAGCAATGACTGAAGGGAGCCCAGTGGGTGATGGAGAGAAACCTTCTGCAGAAACAGCACAGGCTACAAATACTGGACCTGGATACTCTGTGATAACAAATGGACAGATgtcaggcgacgctgaagacacGAAATCCTCGGTGTGCAAGGACACCCTTGCAGAGTACAGCAAGAAGCCGTACATGCGTCTGCCACCTACAGCATACCTGGATGAGAAGTACATCACCATGCCAAAACGAAGGAAGGATGCGTTGTCTGTCCCGGCGTCTCAGATGAGCAACGATTTAGAGCAGGCCTGTTTGACATCAGCCGTGCAGAGACAACGATGTGCCAACTGTTTTGCCACTTTCAACAGTGTCGAGGAACTTCAGAGTCATCGCCAGCTGCAAAAGTGCTCAGACCTCTTTGGATTTGACTCCGATGACGAGG GCATCGTGTTTAATTGA
- the LOC116318492 gene encoding vascular endothelial growth factor C-like, protein MWIPAVLLWMLNISNLCSGQDYTDYYQSGDMGTQSNDQLSLETIKSVDDLLQFLYPEYSVIQQCLRKRSWHSSSSPSSSSLSTSSMSPLLNANIQDMWVPMREEALYKDDDNLQVILEEIQRTSCQPREVCIEVAKEYPESTSQFYLPHCVALHRCGGCCNNEAFYCTNTSYTLVNKTLMKVSQSRMVRTVVMANFINHTSCDCLPKRPLRSIIRRAATDHLCSPPERACASGSIWDPANCVCVSADTINYPEREAEVLDSGLLALCGPNRVLEESTCDCVCQNGLTEASCDPGWKLDHNTCECQCEGQGEGKLCPAGQRWDDDLCGCVCAAECPRHQPLNPDTCLCQCRESHESCMRQGKKFNPNTCSCYRLPCRNPRRICQAGFYYSRLVCQCIPNYLRSERN, encoded by the exons ATGTGGATACCAGCTGTGCTCCTATGGATGCTTAATATCAGCAATTTGTGCTCAGGACAAGACTATACAGACTATTACCAATCTGGAGACATGGGCACACAG TCAAATGACCAGCTCAGTTTGGAGACAATAAAAAGTGTGGATGACCTTCTACAGTTCCTATACCCTGAATACAGTGTGATTCAGCAGTGCCTGAGGAAGAGGTCATGGCACAGCTCTTCATCCCCCTCTTCATCGTCTTTATCCACATCTTCAATGAGCCCTTTACTCAATGCTAACATTCAGGACATGTGGGTTCCGATGAGGGAGGAGGCTCTTTACAAAGATGATGACAATTTGCAAG TCATCCTGGAGGAGATCCAACGAACCTCGTGCCAGCCCAGAGAGGTGTGCATTGAAGTCGCTAAAGAATACCCAGAATCCACCAGTCAATTCTACCTCCCTCATTGTGTGGCGCTGCATCGTTGCGGTGGATGCTGCAACAACGAAGCTTTTTACTGCACAAATACAAGTTACACGCTTGTGAACAAGACG CTGATGAAAGTGTCCCAGTCCAGGATGGTACGCACTGTTGTCATGGCAAACTTCATCAACCACACTTCATGCGATTGCCTCCCCAAGCGGCCGCTCCGCTCCATCATCAGACGAGCAGCAACAGATCACCT GTGCTCTCCTCCTGAACGTGCCTGTGCCTCGGGCTCAATATGGGATCCAGCAAACTGTGTGTGCGTCTCTGCAGACACAATAAACTACCCTGAGAGAGAGGCAG AAGTGCTGGACTCTGGCCTGCTGGCTCTCTGTGGGCCCAACCGGGTTCTGGAAGAGTCCACGTGCGATTGTGTCTGTCAAAATGGACTCACTGAAGCCAGCTGTGATCCAGGCTGGAAACTGGACCACAACACCT GTGAATGCCAGTGCGAAGGTCAGGGCGAGGGGAAGTTGTGCCCTGCTGGCCAGCGGTGGGATGATGATCTGTGCGGCTGTGTGTGTGCCGCAGAATGTCCCAGACACCAGCCTCTGAACCCAGATACTTGTCTGTGTCAGTGCAGAGAGAGTCATGAGTCGTGCATGCGGCAGGGCAAGAAGTTCAACCCAAACACCTGCAG TTGTTACAGGTTGCCTTGCAGAAACCCCAGACGCATATGCCAGGCTGGATTTTACTACAGCCGCCTAGTGTGTCAATGTATCCCCAACTACCTGAGGTCTGAGAGGAATTAA